ATAACGAGACGGGCCAGGTCCAGAATGCTCATCTCGTGGGGATTTCCGATGTTCAGTGGTCCGGCCATGGTGCCGGCCAGGACCCGTATCACGCCTTCCACCAGATCGTCGACATAGCAGACTGACCGTGTCTGCGTTCCGTCGCCGGTGACCGTCAGCGCCTGCCCGGTCAGGGCCTGGGTGACGAAGGTCGGAATCGCCCGGCCGTCGTCCGGACGCATCCGCGGGCCGTAGGTGTTGAAGATCCGGACTATCGCGGTATCCAGGTCCTGGGCCACCCTATACGCCGAAACAAGCGCCTCGGCGTATCTTTTCGCCTCGTCATACATGCTGCGCGGACCGATCGGATTCACGTTGCCCCAGTACTCCTCCGGCTGTGGATGCACCTGCGGGTCGCCGTAGACCTCGGAGGTCGAGGCCAGGATGAACCGGGCACCTTTGCGACCGGCGGCCTCAAGGGCGTTGAGCGTGCCGAGAGCACCCACCTTAAGCGTTTCCAAGGGAAACCTTTGGTAGTCGACGGGAGATGCCGGCGAGGCGAAGTGGAGAACGGCGTCGACCGGGCCGGGCACGTCGATCGCCGCAGTAATGTCCTCACAGCGAAAGTCGAAGTGGGGATGATCCACAAGGTGCGCGATGTTTGCCATTTTCCCGGTCAGGAGGCTGTCCAGACACACCACCGCATCGCCCAGTTCGAGCAGGCGGTCACACAGATGACTGCCGACAAATCCGGCACCTCCGGTAACAACGACACGCATGGGAGTACCCCTTCCCTTTCTCACCGAGTGGTGATCGTGCACCAACTGGCTGCCGTGTGCCGATCCCTGGTCGGTGACGCCACCGTGGCCGCCTGATCCTGGGCGGAATGCCGGATCGGTCAGCAGAAACGGAGAGAAGCGCCCGAGTTACCGGAAGCCGCGTCCGACAATAGCTGCGACGCCACTGTGAATCCACGACATCGCACTGCACGTTTTCACCGGCCGAAATATGCCGCGCCGCCCTCTCCGCCCGCCTTGCCTAGCTGAACCGCGGGGTGGCCGCCAGCGCGCCGACGGTTTGACGTGCCCATGCCGTGTAACGCCTCATTCCGGCAGGTAGGGCGGCTCCAACCGCCCGATGCTCGCCTCGGACAACACGTGGGTGATGAGGTCCGCCCAGTGGTGCATGTCGGCGGACTCGAGAGTCGGATGGACGAGGAACGCCAATGATGTCCGGGCCAGTTCGGCGGCGGTCGGCAGCGCATGGGCAGGTCTCCACGCGGCGGGGAAGGCCGCTTCGCGGTAGACCTCACCGCAGCTCCCGACGCTGCACGGGACTCCGGCGGCGACGAGGGTAGCCAGGATTCGGCCCCGATCCCAGCCGTCGCGCAGCCGCTCCGGCCGGATGAACCCGTACCAGCGGTAATAGGCGTGTTCGACCCACGGCGGTGGTGTGGTCGTACGCAGGACGGGCAGCCCGGCAAGCCGCGCGGTGAGGACAGCAGCGTTCCGACGGCGCGCCGCGAGGTCGGCAGGCAACCGCGGCAGGGCGGCCCGCCCGACGGCGGCCGCTATCTCGTGCATCCGGGCGTTGGTGCCGAACGAGTCATGTACCCAGCGATATCCCGTGCCAGTGGCGGGCTGATGCGCCTTTTTCCAGCTCTTGCCGTGATCTTTGTAGGACCACGCCGCCTGATGCAGTGCGGGATCATTTGTCGTGATCATTCCCCCTTCGCCGGCCGTGGTGAGGATCTTGTCCTGGCAGAAGGACCAGGCGGCCACATCGCCCCAGGAGCCGACAGGGCGTCCGTGCAACCGCGCACCGTGCGCCTGCGCGCAGTCCTCGACTACTGCGATGCCGTACTCGCGCGCGAGCTCGAGCAGGCCCGCCATCTCGACCGGCCATCCGGCGAGATGCACCGCGACGACGGCCTTGGTCCGCGCTGTGATTCCGGCCAGTACGGTCTGCGCGGTGAGGTTCTGGGAGTCGGGGTCCACGTCGACCACGACAGGTCGGGCGCCGAGCGCGACGACACAGCTCGCGGACGCGATGAAGGTTCGACTCGGCACGATCACCTCGTCGCCCGGACCGACGCCGAGGACCCGTAGTGCGATCTCGAGCGCCATCGTTCCGTTCGCCACAGCCACGCCGTACTCGCAGCCGACCGCTGCCGCGAACTCCTCCTCGAATCGACGGCCCTGAGTGCCGGTCCAGTAGTTCACCGCGCCGCTGCCGAGCACCTCGACGGCGGCGGCGACCTCGGCATGGCCGAAGACAGGCCAGGTGCCGCGCACCGCGGATTCTTCCCGGGGCGCGACGGTCTGGGCTCGCAGTCGCACCGGGGTCAGGCCGGTGGGCATGGACTCGGTCATGCGACGCCTCCGGCCAGCACACGCGGCGGTGGGTGCTGGCCGTCTCCGGTCCGGTCAGCGCTCAGGGGCGCAACGGTGCGCGGGTGGCCGCGACGCCGGCGAGGATGCGATCCGGCCGCTTGCCCGCAGCGGCATCCGCCCTCGCCCTGGCAGCTCCCGAAGTCCTGGGTGACGCCGTCGGCGCCGTAGGTGCCGGCACCAGCCACCGCCGTCAACAGGGCACGCCAGAGGATGACGAGGTCGAGACGCAGGCTCCAGTTGTCGATGTACCACAGGTCCAGTTCGATCCGGCGATCCCAGCAGATCTGGTTCCGGCCGTTGACCTGGGCCCAGCCGGCGATTCCCGGGTGCGCCCGGAGCCGGCCCATCTGTCTGGCGGAGTATCGATCCACCTGGCTTCGTACCGTCGGCCGGGGCCCGACCAGGCTCATCTGCCCAGCCAGCACGTTGAACAGCTGGGGCAGCTCGTCGATGCTCGCCCGGCGGAGCACGCGCCCGACTCTGGTTGTCCTCGGGTCGTTTCGCCCGGCCAGCAGCCCGAGTCCGGCTTGCTCGGTTCCTACCGTCATCGTCCGCAGTTTGAGCATCGTGAACGGTTCACCGGCGACGCCGACTCGCTCCTGCCTGAACAGCACCGGGCCGCCGTCGTCCACCTTGATGGCAGCCGCGGCGAAGGTCAGCACAGGCATGGCCACAGCGAGGCCCGCCAGGGATCCAACGATGTCGACTGCCCGTTTCACGCCTGGAAGGGGCACCTGCTCGACGGATGGGGAGGACCATCCGGCGGAGGGCTGCGTGGCCAGGTCCGCCGGCGACGCCGGAGGAGGCGCTGAGCGCTGCCGAGGTATCGCGACCGTAGTCATGTCCACATGCGAAACTTACTATGAGTAAGATCATTGTTACGTCAAGGGGCCGCTGTACTCTAACGGTGAGTCACTTTGAATCACCACACGTAGTGGCAACCGTCCTGGGGACGCGGCACCGGCCGTGCGGAGGGGATGAGAACATTGCACCGAGCCCGACTTTTCCGCGCGAGGGCGGCATCGGATGCCGCACCCACCGCCGGCCTCGCGGCCGGCTACGCGCGCCTCATCCAGCGCGGCTCCCGCTGCGCCGCCCTGGTCGCCTCCTGGAGCAGGATCATCCTGGTGCGGATGACGCAGCCCGGAATCCAGGTGGGGTTCGACTCCTTCATCGGGCCCGGCTGCACGATCCGCTGCGCTCCCCGCGGCACGATGGTCCTCCGGCGTACCGTCCTCATCCGGAATGTCCAGCTCGAGGCCGCCGACGGAGCGCGCCTCACCCTCGACACGGCCGTTCTCGGCGCCCACTGTGTGGTCGTGGCCCGCCAGCGGGTGGTCGTCGGCGCCGGCAGCCTGCTGGCCGAGATGAGCGTGGTCCGCGACCAGGACCACGTGGTCGGCCCCGGTATCCAGGGCACCGCGATGCTGTTCGCCGCGGCGCCGGTGACGCTCGGGCGCAACGTTTGGCTTGGCGCGAAGGCCACTGTGCTGCGGGGCGTGACCATCGGCGACGATGCGGTGGTCGGCGCGGGCGCGGTGGTGACCAGAGACGTACCACTCGGGGCCAGGGTCGGAGGCGTGCCAGCGGTGCCGTTGGACACGTCTCGCCGCGATGCCGCGCCTGCCGGTGAGCGGACCGATGTCGCCGCCGCAGTCCCGGCCACGGCTGCCGCCCCGGTCGTTCTGCCTGCGCCGCGCTCCGCGGTGCAGCCGATCCCCCCGGGCGAGCCGGCTCCGCGAGAGCCCCACACCCGGACTCGGTGACACGGAAGAACCTCACACCGTGAGCACCCCGACCCGGGCGGCGGGTGGGTCAGCCGGGAGGGTCGCTGACCCGCGGCCCGCCCGGCGTCAGCGGTGCTCGAACAGCTCCTGCAGCCGCCGGTGCTTCTCCTGCTCGGGCAGCAGGCCGGTACCCACCGAGGCGGCGAGAGTACGGGCGCGGAAGTCCGCAGCGGATCCCACGACCCGCGCCGGCACCCCGGCCACCACCGACCCCGCAGGGACATCCCGGTTCACCAGCGCACGCGCGCCGATCACGACCTCGTCACCGATGGTCACCCCGGGCATGATGAGCGCACCGAGACCGATGAAGACGTTCGACCCAACGGTGATCGGGGCGACGACGTCTGCCTCGGGATGATCGTCACGCAGAACCCAGACGGCCCCGTCGTGGGTCACGAACCTGACCTCGGCCGCGACCACCACGTGGTCACCGAGGCGGATCAGGTACGGCTCACTACCGAATGTCGACCCGGTGACGCCGATCAGCCGGCAACGGTCACCCAGGCGTACCCCGATCCGCCGGGCGTAGCCGATCGGATCCGTCCGCTGCTGGTAGCGCAGGTGAAGGGCGGCCGGGGCCCGGCGGACGATGCCGACGAGGCCGTCAATCCCGTGCTTCGGGCGCTGGTACCCATGCTCGGTCACTGCCTGTGCTCCCATCTCACGATCCGGCCGCACCGAGAATCGCGTCAGCGATATATCTGCGGTTCTTCTCCTGATCGAGCAGTTGCTCGGCCCGCGCACGCGCGGCCCGCCCGCGCCGAGCCAGACCGTTCTCACCGGTCTCCCCCCGCAGCGCCGCCTGGTGCAGATCGAAGGCCGCGCGCAGGGCGACCGTGAGGGCCGCGGGATCGCCGGGCGGCACCAGCCAGCCGTTGTGGTCCCCCACCAGCTCCGGCAGCCCGCCCACAGCCGACGCGATGCTCGGCACCGCGCAGGCGGACGCCTCCGCGACGGCGCCGTAGTTCTCCGACAGCGACGGGCTCACGCTCACGTCGGCCGCCGCATAGAAGGGACGCACATCCTGGGCGGGGCCGGCCCAGACCACCGAGGCGGCGCCGGACAGCCCGGCGGCCCAGTCGCGCAGCCGGTCACGGTAGGCGTCGCCGCCCGGTCCGTGTCCACCGCCGACCAGCACCAGCGTCGCGGGCCCGGAGCGCTCCGTGAACCGGGACCAGGCCTCGAGCAGGACCTCATGCCCCTTGATCCCCTGCCCCCGGTGCACCAGCCGCTTCGGCGGGTAGAAGTAGGCGACGCAGACGGCGACGAAGGCCGACGGGTCCAGGCCGAGCTCCGCTCTCGCCTTCGCCCTGGCGTCATCACCGGGCGGGACGAACGACACGAGGTCGACGCCGTAGGAGGCGGTCGGCAGCCGATCCGGGCGCACACCGAGGGCGAGGTAACGCTCACGGAGGTGCCCCGACGAGCAGACGACCAGGTCGTCCGCCCGGGCAAACCAACGCTCCACCAGCTCGATCAGCCGGTTCTCCAGGTAGAGCGGCCCCGCGACCATGTGCACCCGCGCCGGCCGCCGGGTCGGGCCACGCCCGAGGGAGGCAAACCGCGCGAGCACCGCGGAGGCGTACAGGTGGTAGTGCAGCACATCCGGGTCGAGATCGCGCAGCAGCGTGCGGAGCTGCCACACACCGGCGGCCTGCCGCAACGGCGAGCGCGACGGGACCGGTGCCGGACTGCGCACGACCCGGATGCCGCGCTCGGCGCAGCGCCGCGCGAGCGGGCTGTCCTCCTCGGGAAGCAGCACGACCACCTCGTGACCGTCGTCAGCCAGCGCCGTCAGGATGGGGATCGTCCACAGGCAGCCGTTTCCGGTCTTCAGAACAGTCACGATCCTCATCACCGGCCCGCCTCTCGGCCGCCGCCCCGCTCCCCGCCGCCACGTTCCCCGCGCTGATCCCCGCCGTGCTGTTCGTCCTCCGGCCGGCGCGCGACCCAGATGCAGCTGGCCCCCCAGCGGCGGAGCACGGGCAGTTTGTCGACGGTGAGGCCGAGCGGCCGACTGATCGACCCCGGCAGCTGAGCAAGCCACGGCATCGACCAGGTGGCGAGCGTGAGAAGGGTTCCGTGCAGCCTGACGTCCACCACCTCGAAGCCGAGGCCACGCAGAATCGCGGACATCTCCTCCGGGGCGAAGGCGTACTGGTAGAAGTCCTCCCATTCGTCCGGTGCCGCGGTGGGAGCCACGTCCGGTCCGTTCTCATAGAGATGTCGCCGGCGCTGCAGATACTCGTTCAGGCACGGCGTGGACACGATCGCGACCCCACCCGGCTTCAGAACGCGGTAGGTCTCGGCGAGTATCCGCTCCGGGCCCTCCGCGAAGTGTTCGCACACCCCCGGTGAGTAGACGGCGTCGTAGCTGCCATCAGGGCAGTCGAGTTGTCGGACATCCCCCGACCGCAGGGGCACATCCGGAAGCAGCGTGCGGATCCGGGCCAGTGTCTCCGGGGCCCAGTCAACGCCTTCCGCCGCGAAACCACGGGCCCGGGCCGCGACGGTGAAGTGCGCCAGACCGCAGCCTGCTTCGAGGACCCGCCCGCCTGGAGCCGCCCAGGACAGGAAGGTGGACCGCAGCTGATGAGGCAGGTGTCCGCGCCGGCTCCGGCGATACGACAGACCGATGTCCTGCCAGACGCCGTCCCAGTAGGCCGCATCCGCCTGGGCCGAGAAATAGGCGAGCCGGCCGCCGTGGGCTCCTGGCAGCCACACCACTCGGAATCCCCTGACCGCCGAGGCCGCCCCCGGTCGGCGGACGCCGCGTCGCCGGATCCCGCCGTTGCCGTTGCCGTTGCCGGCGCCGGGAACGGCCCGGCCCGGCCCGCGGTTGATCTCACCCGGGTCGGCGGCACCGGATCGGACCGGGGTCCGTTGAGCTGGCATGGCGGGCTCCCGCTGTTCGTGAGCTGGAATCGACGGCCGGCGCGACGCGACGGACGGAAATGTGGCTGGGGAAATGTGGCTAGGTGGTGCCAGCAGGCTCCGGTTTGGTCGGCGCGAGACTCATCGGCTCGTCGCCGGTCC
The genomic region above belongs to Parafrankia irregularis and contains:
- a CDS encoding DegT/DnrJ/EryC1/StrS family aminotransferase, with translation MTESMPTGLTPVRLRAQTVAPREESAVRGTWPVFGHAEVAAAVEVLGSGAVNYWTGTQGRRFEEEFAAAVGCEYGVAVANGTMALEIALRVLGVGPGDEVIVPSRTFIASASCVVALGARPVVVDVDPDSQNLTAQTVLAGITARTKAVVAVHLAGWPVEMAGLLELAREYGIAVVEDCAQAHGARLHGRPVGSWGDVAAWSFCQDKILTTAGEGGMITTNDPALHQAAWSYKDHGKSWKKAHQPATGTGYRWVHDSFGTNARMHEIAAAVGRAALPRLPADLAARRRNAAVLTARLAGLPVLRTTTPPPWVEHAYYRWYGFIRPERLRDGWDRGRILATLVAAGVPCSVGSCGEVYREAAFPAAWRPAHALPTAAELARTSLAFLVHPTLESADMHHWADLITHVLSEASIGRLEPPYLPE
- a CDS encoding UDP-glucuronic acid decarboxylase family protein, whose product is MRVVVTGGAGFVGSHLCDRLLELGDAVVCLDSLLTGKMANIAHLVDHPHFDFRCEDITAAIDVPGPVDAVLHFASPASPVDYQRFPLETLKVGALGTLNALEAAGRKGARFILASTSEVYGDPQVHPQPEEYWGNVNPIGPRSMYDEAKRYAEALVSAYRVAQDLDTAIVRIFNTYGPRMRPDDGRAIPTFVTQALTGQALTVTGDGTQTRSVCYVDDLVEGVIRVLAGTMAGPLNIGNPHEMSILDLARLVIEVCGVDLPITFTPRPGDDPLIRRPDITRARAELGWAPVVDIRDGLGRTIDWFRAELSEQRAEAAHMPHPRRSLDQPASSPQS
- a CDS encoding acyltransferase, encoding MRTLHRARLFRARAASDAAPTAGLAAGYARLIQRGSRCAALVASWSRIILVRMTQPGIQVGFDSFIGPGCTIRCAPRGTMVLRRTVLIRNVQLEAADGARLTLDTAVLGAHCVVVARQRVVVGAGSLLAEMSVVRDQDHVVGPGIQGTAMLFAAAPVTLGRNVWLGAKATVLRGVTIGDDAVVGAGAVVTRDVPLGARVGGVPAVPLDTSRRDAAPAGERTDVAAAVPATAAAPVVLPAPRSAVQPIPPGEPAPREPHTRTR
- a CDS encoding sugar transferase encodes the protein MKRAVDIVGSLAGLAVAMPVLTFAAAAIKVDDGGPVLFRQERVGVAGEPFTMLKLRTMTVGTEQAGLGLLAGRNDPRTTRVGRVLRRASIDELPQLFNVLAGQMSLVGPRPTVRSQVDRYSARQMGRLRAHPGIAGWAQVNGRNQICWDRRIELDLWYIDNWSLRLDLVILWRALLTAVAGAGTYGADGVTQDFGSCQGEGGCRCGQAAGSHPRRRRGHPRTVAPLSADRTGDGQHPPPRVLAGGVA
- a CDS encoding acyltransferase, coding for MTEHGYQRPKHGIDGLVGIVRRAPAALHLRYQQRTDPIGYARRIGVRLGDRCRLIGVTGSTFGSEPYLIRLGDHVVVAAEVRFVTHDGAVWVLRDDHPEADVVAPITVGSNVFIGLGALIMPGVTIGDEVVIGARALVNRDVPAGSVVAGVPARVVGSAADFRARTLAASVGTGLLPEQEKHRRLQELFEHR
- a CDS encoding glycosyltransferase, which gives rise to MTVLKTGNGCLWTIPILTALADDGHEVVVLLPEEDSPLARRCAERGIRVVRSPAPVPSRSPLRQAAGVWQLRTLLRDLDPDVLHYHLYASAVLARFASLGRGPTRRPARVHMVAGPLYLENRLIELVERWFARADDLVVCSSGHLRERYLALGVRPDRLPTASYGVDLVSFVPPGDDARAKARAELGLDPSAFVAVCVAYFYPPKRLVHRGQGIKGHEVLLEAWSRFTERSGPATLVLVGGGHGPGGDAYRDRLRDWAAGLSGAASVVWAGPAQDVRPFYAAADVSVSPSLSENYGAVAEASACAVPSIASAVGGLPELVGDHNGWLVPPGDPAALTVALRAAFDLHQAALRGETGENGLARRGRAARARAEQLLDQEKNRRYIADAILGAAGS
- a CDS encoding class I SAM-dependent methyltransferase, producing MPAQRTPVRSGAADPGEINRGPGRAVPGAGNGNGNGGIRRRGVRRPGAASAVRGFRVVWLPGAHGGRLAYFSAQADAAYWDGVWQDIGLSYRRSRRGHLPHQLRSTFLSWAAPGGRVLEAGCGLAHFTVAARARGFAAEGVDWAPETLARIRTLLPDVPLRSGDVRQLDCPDGSYDAVYSPGVCEHFAEGPERILAETYRVLKPGGVAIVSTPCLNEYLQRRRHLYENGPDVAPTAAPDEWEDFYQYAFAPEEMSAILRGLGFEVVDVRLHGTLLTLATWSMPWLAQLPGSISRPLGLTVDKLPVLRRWGASCIWVARRPEDEQHGGDQRGERGGGERGGGREAGR